One Marasmius oreades isolate 03SP1 chromosome 7, whole genome shotgun sequence genomic window, GATACCAAGTCAGACGAATAAATATACGAGATCCAACCACAGATAATGATAGCCCAAAGTATGACATGAAAATCATTAcacgaagaaaaaggaatCGACGTCGGAAGAAATCGAATAACTTAACACGAGGTTCTAGGTTGGAAGGCAAACTTCAGCTGTCCATCCTTTCCATAAATTCCATAACCAGGTTCCTGATTATCAGAATAGATGTGTGCGAACCAGCCGACACCACCGTTTGGCGCAGTCTTGAAGTATTCGCATTGACTGTCGAGAAGGTCGTAGTATGCCTGGGAGGAATGTCCCAAGTCGTGAGTGAATATGAGCTGAACAAACGTAGAGACCAACCACACCTTTTCGTTAGGCACATCGGCGACAGCTAGAGGACTATTTGGTTCTACTCCCGGGTATGTGGTGGACGGCCAGCCGTTCTACATTGTACAGTTCAGTTTGTTTGCCAACCAGATTGACACGAAAATGCGACAAACCTCACTAAGATACATCTTTTTCCCCAGTCCGTTATCGTAGAACCTGTTATTTATATCATGTAAGATGATAGCAGAGGAGCAGAATTGGGAGTTACTCACCATTGAAGGTCTCGAAGTACCAACGGCCACGACTGGTCAGCTGCAACAAGCGGAGGGGTTTGAATGATGAACGGGACGTGGGAAACCGAGCGGGGCATACCAGTTGAGGCATCTTGGGCGAAGAAAGGCAGCATATGAGCGTCAATGAAATCAATCGCTTGCATCACTTGGCCCGAACCATTCGATTCTTGAAACTACAAACAGCACATGAAAACTTGGTTTTGGCACGAAAGTTAATAGCATACAGACCTGATACGAATACCTGAAAACAGACGAAATTAATACGCATATACATGAACGGAATTGGACCAAGAGGACATACGCCATATCTGACACCGTAACAGGAATATTCAGAGTTGAGAGTTTTTGTTTTAGTATCGTGACTTGATCAGCAAGAACCGGAGGGTCGAGCACCCAATCAAACATGGGTTCTGAGCCGAATTGCACTGTGCGAGTGACAAATTTCGCCCTCGGGTTGTTGAGAAGTGCTTGCGTGAGAGTGTCACGGCGTGTTTCCCAAATATCGCCACCGTCGAAGCCGAACTAATGGTAAGGAGTCGGTCAGATTGTGCAGAGGATGGCAGAAAAAAAAGGCGATTTTCACTCACCCAGATCAGCGCATGTACCCCAACCCCGGCGTTCCATGCAGCATCCACCACATCGTCGCTGCGTGAAGAGATTGTCAACTAAAGAAAATAGAGTATCAAAATACCTACTAAAAGCCCTCTCGGTCGCATGCACCGTATAGCCGGACATAGCGGCCGTGGAACTTGTTCTTGATGTTAGCGAATTCGGTTTTCAACTGTGATGCACTTTGGCCTAGTTGGGTATGTCAACTGTCGGTCATAGGCGAGATGTAAAAAGGACCCGACACTCACATTGCGACACTTCGTAGCTAAATCCGACGAACGCGTACTCTGAGCTCATGGGACACCACCAGTTGGTCAGAGACGATGGTGTACTCGATGGCATCGTGAAGCCGATAGCAGGAAAGCAGTTTGAGGCGTCGGCATTGTCATTGATGCCTGCAGAGGTTGTCACGTCAACTTCTGGCAAAGACAACGCAGAGGCATAGTGATGTAGATGGGATAGGAGGACAACAGACGAAAGGAATGGGAATAGCATAGTCGTGTGGAAACGATAGTGGGGTAGTCTTCGCAGAAGATTTAAGTAGTGCGTCGATAGATAACTTGGAGTCCCTCGCGCGCCATGTGCTCGCGATAGTTGTGATCGAGCTAAGGACGTTTCCGGTACAACTTCTGGAGTATCCCAAACTCAGCGGTCAAGTTTAGGAGGCGGCCGTTCTTTTTTAACTTTCCACTCATCGTTGTCCTTGCGAATTCGCGAGATCCGGGAACTTTGGAGACCCTTAAGGTAAACTAGCCATGCATCCTCGGTGAAACTCCATCCTAATATCTCCCACCAATTCCCAGCGAAAGAGGGTTAGCCGAGTAATCCAGAAGGATTTCTTGAGCGAAATGCGACGTGTCCAATTAGTTCGTCGTGGAAGTCTGAGTTTGGTGGGAGAGACATCGAACACGAGACGACTTGCTGTGGTCAGCTGCTTGCGCAAGGTATGGTCGATGTATCGCAAAAACCGGGATTTCATTGCGCCCATGTGCGACCGTGGAGGACAAAAATTGGTGCTGTTACATAAGCCATATAGGCGCTGCCAAAAAGTCCAGTAGAGGTTTGCAGCTTTCCCACTTTCATGTCCCAAGTTCATCTAAATTGATCTTACAGACTAAGTACCGCTACGTACTCGCTGATGCCAACAACACCAGAATCCACCAGTACTATAATTGGTGATGGTGGCAGGTTACTCTCACAAGTGACAACTCGGCCATCGACAATTAAATCAGCTGGTATCCTCAGTCTTGGGCCAGTCGCTACATAGTCACCTCTCAATGATGGCATAACATCGCGAAACAAGTCCGGGAGCCTGATCTGAACTCCAGATATTATATGTTCGCAGAATTCTGTCAGTCACAGGATCCCTCAGGTTTTTTTCCCCATGTCGACCCTTCAACCTCCCATCACAAAAAATCGCGAATTGTGATATACTGTTACACAGTTTGTCACCACGTGTCAGGACGTTGAAACCAGATACTCCAATATCATTCATTATCTTTTGCCGGGCAGATTACCAAGTCAATAtatttttccatcatctatcCGGTATGAATATTTTAAGTTGTCAAACCCTGAATGATCTCCAAAAGGAAATAATGTGGAGTTCATTCACTCCCGAATTTCTGACTTCGTCATCATAGCGTACAACTCCCCAATAatttttttgtttgcttATCTCATAATGACTATAGCTTGCCTGatgtaataaataaaataagcTGGTTGTGACAGGGAGTCCTTCATGCCACAAAATTTAATGGGGTATCATTCAATGTAGGGCTTCTACATTAGGACAAGGGGGTGCCTTTGTTGGCCTTGTTAGATGTATCAGCAGTGACCATCTTAGAACTGTATAATATTCAGGATCATCACCTGTAGAGCAGGTAGAGTAGTAGATGAGTGCATATTACATGTCCTAAACTCAGattttgaatgtggggatgaACCTGTACGTCGTAGGTATGGCCGGCGCGCGCGcgtaacgcaatcaaaatcgCTAGCACCAGGCCTAAATTTGACCTTCAACAAAATAGTACTTGTAAGTACGAACTAACTTACTCGGTACTGCATGCATGTGACTGTTAACTTCTAAAAACCGTAAAATATACTAAACCAAAATATAATAATTATAATATGTTACTCTACATATAGCTTGCAGTCACGTCAATTGGtatcagaaacagaaattaaGAAATCCTTGATATAGCAACATCAAGTGCACCATATATGAAATAATTACGCCGAAATGAGCATtacagatttttttttgccccgGTGTAGGGCAAACATGATAATGTCATATCATGTCATATCTACATTATATTTGATGGTAGGTCGTCAGATAAGTGATAACAGCAGATGAGGAGCCATCGTAATTAGCGTTTACCCCCGTGGTTTTAATCCAGTATAATCCAAAATAAGGTATCCCATCATCTGGCAGGGAAATGATACTGATTCTGGGATAAGATATCACAGGCACGTCATGATAATCCATTATCCCAATCCCCGGATTTTTGTGATGCCGGAGACCTCTGGAATCTGTATAATAACCTTGCGCTCAAGGTAATCTCGGTCGACGGTAAAAACAAACGAGATTTATCTGCAAGAAAAATCGACGGACGCAATGAAATCGGACGAATTGCGGGATTACATCTTCAGTCTATCACCCGAGAATAAATCCATCTGGGCACGCAAATGCTACGGGCTCGAGTCCTTCGTGTCCACGGCGTCGGAAAATCTCGATGGAATCCCCTTCGTGACTGCCACCGTTGCCATCAAGCCAGCTTATGACCAGGCGATACTTGAGCCTGCCATAAAGAAGGCATGGATCGCTTTGCGTCATTCTCTACCAGCTATTGCCGTCAAATCGTCCAGACTTCCTGCACCCGATAATCACTTTATCCTCACCTATCATGTGCCCAAGAACTTCGAACAGGTTCAAGCTTGGGTTGACGAAACGCTCTTCTTCACCAATACGGTGAAGGACCTATATGAACTCCACAAGAGCTTGAAGGATGAGCGGTGGTGGAGACCAGCGAACGGTCATTGGGTCGGAGAGTTGCATGTTTCTCCTATAGAAGATGGTTGGCAGTGTAGGTGAGCCGCCACAGTGAACTTGGCTCACCGTGATACTTGAATGCTCGCAAAAATCTTGCAGTATTGTCTTTAATCACAACAGTATCGATGGTAGAAGTGCTTTTGTAAGCCTATTTCTGTCCTCTACGTTGCCATTGCAGGACGCTGCTCTAACTCAACACTCAGATTGTTCTCAATGAACTTCTGGCCAAGCTCGTTCCGATCCTCGACAGCTCTGCTAAACCAGTTTCAGAACTTCGTTGGGGCGAAGAGACGCAATGCTTACCTCCGGCAGCTATTGCTATCCTTGCAAAGGAAAACATTTACCCCAAGAGGGACCAACCACTTCTCCCTTTGTCGCAGATGGTGAGAGAATTTTAAAGACATGTACATGTTGTTCTCAACGATTGCACTCACAGCCAGCGTGGATCTGGCCGCCTGCCAAATCACCGTCATCAGTAGCGCGCGATTTAACTGCTCTCGTCACACTTCCTGTGGAGACCACATCAAAGCTACATGCCATCAGCAAGCTGCATGGACGGACCATCACCCCAGTCATCAATGCTCTCTCTATTCTCGCTCATACTGAGGTTTCCTTGGCCACGGCTGCCAAAGCTGGGCATGAACGGTTCAACATCTTATCTCAGGGCTACAAGGAATCGGTGGTGTACAAGATTGCGTTTAGTTTAGCAAGCTATGTAAATCAATCACCGGGTAGCTAATCCGTTCGTGAAACTAACGCAGTGGTGTTCCCTGGATCAGAGACACAGCTTTCCTGAACCGTACAACAGCTTAACCGGCGAAACCTCCAGCCCGTTCACGGCCGTTGGTGCAATGCCCCTTTTCCTCCCTATGGACGTGGTCCGCAAATTCTTCAAGATTGATGACTCTACCCCATCCGCTTCTGTGAACTTCACCAATCTCTCGGATGCTTTCTGGGACGGGCTCGTGGATGCTGCCAGTCAGAGTTTGAAGGACCAAGACGTGTGTATAATGACTGCAACTACGTCTAGCGGTGGGGAGTGCTCAATTTTTGCTTTAGATGTCACTCCAAGCGTACGCAACTCACGAAGAGGAATTACATGAATCGATTCACAGTTTCGACCACGAAGTCTTCCATATCCCCTCACTTATCATGTCTTCCATTGGAGACCTGGGTCGGCTGAATCTTTTCAATGCTTACTTGCCATCGCAACAAAATAAAACCCTGACGGTCGTCGATATGGTGGGCGGACAGAGGATGCGGGTGCCGACGGTTATGAACATATGTTGGCAATATGCTGGCAAGTTGAATTGTCATTGGGTCGCAGGAGGGGAATGGATGACTGAGGAGGAGTTGCAGCAGGTTGCGGATTCGTTTATGAGGTCGATCAAGATGGTTGTTGTTTCGGTCGAAGCTCCCGCTCGAGGGAATAGGCAGGTACTGCATTCTAAGATGTAATCGGAACACATCTAGTTCAAACACCTCCATGCAATGTCCAACATAATTGAGCCATCATGGACGCCGCTGTTCGAGAGCGTCGATGTCAATGGTGAACTCTGGATCTCGAGATCTCGTTCAGAGATCTTTAGCATCGTTGAGTTGAATAAGTATGCCTTATCGAAGCATTCTACGACGGAGAGATGATTGAACATAGTGGTGCAAAAACATTGGTCACTCAGGTCTACAGTCTACTTCGTTTTTACTGAAAGGTTCATCATCGTATCGCGAAAATAAAATTGAGCAACGCCGATATTCGATACGGAATTTCCGACAAATTCTTCTCCGGTAGGACCGTTGGCAAGTTCACGGCGGAAGAAGTGGCCTCAAGAGGAGACATAAGATGGGAGTTGAAGCCGATGCGAGCGGTAGCTCGAATTTTGGAGGTGATATGGCTTCAAAGGACACCAACACGGTTCACCACGCATTTCTATCTGATACTGATCTTCCAGCACCGACGTATTGATGGATACAGGCTGAGAGGTTTGATATTGGACATTCCAGGTTTTAggcgctcaagcgctcattTCTTGAACAGGGCACCAGGATCGATTGAACGAGAGGCGGCACCGGATGAAGGGATATTTTCTTCGACCAGAACTGCTAACTTTCTGTTTCAAGCAGCCAATTTTTTCACAAGTGAGTGAACGGCCTGTTGTCCTCTCCTCCCCTAGTTGTTAGATGAAATTCGATTGAATGCGCTTCGAATAGGTTTGCAAGATATCATTCTCACGAACTCGAGTACCACTCAAGTGGCAGTTGGTCGTTCCCTATTTTCACAGATGTTCTTTCAATTTGCTTTCAATTGAGCTTTAAAACTCGAGTACTCATTCTTTCATTACATCATGACCTCGGTGGCGACTCGATGGAACCGGCGGCGGATGTAAGATGACTCGTGAGAATTGTGAGAACGCGTATTTCTTAACCTCAAAAATGCCGAACCCAACACGTCGTCGAACGACGCCGCTCATTCACCCTTTCATTCCTATAACCTGTACTCCCAATGCCTGGCCGTGAAATTATTAATCTTCAAGTAGGTGGATTGGTTTCCGAGTCGAGGTCAACTTCCTGAACTTTTCATGTATAGGTTGGTCAGGTATGACGGAGCCTGCTGTTCGTTTATGCAGATCCATTGATAAAAGAACGTTCAAAGGCTGGAAATCAAGTAGGAGAATCATTTTGGAATGCCCTTTTGTTAGAGCATGGGCTTGATCAGTCTGGGGTGAGTTTGGATTGTTCTCACCATTGCTTGAAAATTCTAATCAATGTGTTCTAGGCATACGTCGGAACGAACCCCTTACAAACTGCGCGGGTATGTGAGAGCTGCTGAAGGTCTTGTGCATCTCAAGATGGCCAACTATCATAACAGCTCGACGTCTACTTCACCGAGGTTGCGCACACCAATAGCCAGTCCAAGTATGTTCCCAGAAGTATCCAAGTCGATCTAGAGGCCGGCGTGTGCAATAGAGTGGGTATCGAGCGTGTTTTGCACTTGAATTTATAGTCTTACGCTGTGTCAGTTAAAAAGTGGACCTCTCGGTAAACTCTTTCGACCCGATACATACGTGACAGGAAATTCGGGTGCCGGTAATAACTGGGCTAAAGGATGTACGTCGAATGATGATGTTCTCTACTCTCTGCCTACTCTTCCTCACTGACATCTCTCTAGTCTACACAGAGGGTGAGTCAAGATGTTGTCGCGTATGGTTCGCATAATTTGACGAGAATTCGTGTAAGGTGCCGAGTTAGTGGACGCATTAATGGTATGCCCACACCATGTCGTGCTACCCCTCTTGTTCAATTTATTTCCTCTTTTCAGGACGCAACTAGACTACAAACAGAGAATGCCGATACCCTGCAGGGATTCCAAGTTATACACTCTTTAGGTGGAGGGACCGGTTCAGGTTTAGGAAGTctcatgctctcaaaattaCGCGAGGTGTGTCTCACGAATCCACATCCATTCTCCATTTTGACAGCACCACAGGAGTATCCGGATCGGATGCTCGCCACTTTCTCCGTTCTTCCGTCGCCCAAGGTATCTGAAACGGTTGTTGAGGTATCATCGTCCATCGAATCTGGGCCCTGAGTTAATCCCTCACGCCCCTCAACTTTCTACTAGCCCTACAACGCGATGCTCTCAATCCACCAGCTCCTTGATTCCTGTGACCTCACTGTTTGCATAGATAATGAAGCTTTGTGTGTTGTTGTTCCTATCTCTGGTTCAGTAACACTGAACGTTGTTCCATATAGGTACAACATAACAACCGGAATGCTCAAGATTAAGCAGCCTGGCTTTTCTGATCTTAATGGTGTTCGTGGAACTCTCGTCCTTTCAGTTTCGTACGTCCAATAAGCTCCCCGATGCAGCTTATCTCCAAGGTCATGTGCGGTGTTAGCACCAGTCTTCGCTTCCCCGGACAACTCAACGGGTGAGTGGTATCAACGGCATTTCATTCTACAACATTAAATGGGTCTTCGTTCTTAGAGATCTACGCAAATTCTGTACTAATTTGATTCCTTTCCCTCGGGTATATTTCGTTTTACATTGTTAAGTATGACTCATGAAACTCATTGTTGGACTCTGCAGTTACATTTCTTGATGCCGAGTTATGCGCCTTTTCACGACGCCAGGACTCAAGCATGGCAAGGAACGTCCATTCCCGAGTTGACTGCCGCGTACGTACCATTCCCCTTGCCATTTCTTCTGCACGATTGATTCTTTTGACCCCTAGACTGTTTGACCGCAAAAATCTTCTGGTAGCTTGTGATCCTAGATTCGGGTTCGTTGATCCAGTTCTCTGATACCCCGTAAACGTGTATTATCAACTGCACCACTTTGTTTTACAGTCGTTACCTAACAGCTACTGCCATCTTCCGAGGGAAGATCGCATCGCGAGAGGTTTGTCCTTCATGCTCTATGGTTCTACAAGTTGTGACTGACCTACGATCCTTCTCGTTCCTCAGGCTGAAGTAAGTCGCATTGTTTGGCACACGACGGTTTTCATGTTGTTCATGACCAAAACCCATAGTACGCTGTGCATGATTTACAAAAGCGGAACTCACATAATTTTGTTGAGTGCGTCTGATTTACATCTCAAGTTCCGCCAAAGTGACTGATGTTTGTCTTTCCTCTACTCTTTGCGCTGAATCAGGTGGATACCCGATAACATCTCTGTTTCTCTCGTTTCCGTTCCTCCTGTCGGCCAGAAACAGGTGTGTTGGATGACCTATTGTCAGTGCTCATTAAGAGCAGTTATTCACTCAATTGTTCCATCAGGCTGCAATCGCCTTAGCCAATTCAACTTCCATACAAGAAGTCTTCCAGAGGTCATTGGAAGGGGTACGAAACTTACATAACCCCCGGTTCTTGGTCTCATTCTCTTTTGTTCCTCTACGTAGTTCTCGGCGATGTTCAAGCGTCGTGCATTTTTGCACTGGTTAGTGGGTCATTGCTCCATACGAAGCCTGCGGTCTGATGTCTCGGCCCCACCGATTAGGTACACTGAAGAGGGTATGGACGTGATGGAATTCTCCGAAGCTGAGAGTAACACAAAAGATCTCATGTGAGTCCGGTTCCATTCTATACGTGTTTTTTTCGCTCACTGCGagcttttttcttcttcgaaaaGTGCGGAGTATCAACAGGTTTGTTCATCTCGACTCCTCCATCAACTGTCTTTACTAAACTTCTTCTTAGTATCAAGAAGCCTCCGCGGACGTGGATTATGaggaggagcaggaggagcAAGAGGAGGAGGGGCAAGCTTTCGAAGAGGAACAACAACTGATATAACCGACATTATTGACCGGGCCGCACAGATGTAGCTGCTGACAGCTGTAATACTGTAGTGTGAACCGTTAGTCGCACTATTACTTCACTCCCAAACACTCCAGACTTGATGGAGTGACGCATGTCTGCCCAAAAAAAACTAATGACGTATGCGCTAAAATATGAACATCGTTCCAACGTATATTTTAATTCCTATATGGTATTTAGTTGACTCAGGAGGGGCTAGTTCCTTTCAATTCACCCGCCACATGTACGATGCCGTCGTAGATCATCGTTGGTGCCAGCGCATACTGTAACCTGGCTGTAAACATGTTGGGTTTCATGTTTCTAATTGAATGGTATGTATTGTAAACTATAGCTAGATGGTGCACAGCGAGGATATAATGGAATTACGATTTGTAACTTGTATGATTTTCTCAAGTATGTCTCTCGGACGGACtagatttgaatttgatcaTATAAGTACGTTAGGGAATCAAATCGCGGGGGTTCGGAAGCGATCCAGGTGATATAGGAACGTATCATGTCTGATATTTCTACAGCACGTCTAGAGGCATGAATAGAGTAGCTACAAATACCACCCTCGTTTCAGATCAGACACAGGCACTGAACCCCGGAGAAAAACCAGGTTAGCGTTCCTTTGAGCCACACTTTCACGCTTGTAAGTTCTGTCCAATAATACATGAAGATCTGATATGGTTGTGCCTTGCCATAAGTCAATTCAAGTCAATTCATGTCCCTGGCAATGGCCGAGAGGAACTGATCCGGACCCGATTGAATGCAGACGCGGCAGGCAGCTCGCCCGATTGCCAGGGGTCGTCTGGCCGAAGTCCACTTAAATTCCTATCGTCGCACAAATGTATTGTGCAGGCTCCCACTGTCAGGACTATGTGGGAGACGTTTCAAGTTGTTACAGGAACCGTCGTAGGAGGTAACCTGGTGATCCGCGGTCGGACTACGTCTGGACACCCGCAGAGTGGACATATTCGGCATAGAACCGGCACCACGGCACTCGTCCGAATGTGGGTTTCGCTTACCAGCCGATTGATCGGGACCGAGATAGCCTCGACCTCCGAGCTCCGAGTTACGAGTTCGGATATTGCTAAGCAACGACATCTTTCCATTTCTGTCGCCTCACGGTCTAACCTAGCCCTCTCTAGCTCCTCACTCCCGACATGAAGCAATGGACGCAACGGCGGTTGCtgcttcaagtttcaaggGCTTGCAACTGTAGGCCGGGGGACCGATCGAAAAGTGGCGGAGGTTGAAATGTACGATTGAGGATTCCATGTGGCCCTATGTAGGGTTGCTTCTGCCGCCATATCGACAGATCTATTCGTGGGTCCCGGTCGCGCTAATTTACCGGCGATGTCCCATTCATTACGGGTTCTCCAGTACTTAAGGGTAGCTCCCGGTTAACAAGTTGGTGTGCTACTCTGTCGGTTTCGACTCCCTCCACTATGGTGTCTCACACACTTTTATTTTTACTGGCATCTTCAGTCTATCTTGGAGTATTGGGTCAAGAGCCTGAAACTCAGGCAATCGATTCGAACTTAGGGAGTGCTTGCGTGAGGGTTTACACTTTTTTGACTGTACACGATCAGATCCCTTACCATATCTCCCAAAGTGCGATGCTCTCCGCGCTGCGCTGCCATCCTTGGTCTTTGCACGCGGTACTCCCGAATATATAACACGTCACCAGACGTATTACTCCCTCCAGCAACAGGAACTGTTTCCGAATTGCACAGTCAAGCCGAACTCTGCTCAGGACGTTTCCCTTGTGCTAAAGATTGCGAAAACCCATCAATGTGTATTTGCGGTCGCGTCCGGTGGACATATGTCGTGGAAAGGGTCCTCCAACATCGACGGTGGATTTGTTATTGATATGAGGGCTTTGAACCAGATTGACATCTCTGTCAAGGACCAGACGGTCAAGTTGGGACCCGGATCACAGTGGACAACTGTCTACGCTGCCATGGCCCCA contains:
- a CDS encoding uncharacterized protein (antiSMASH:Cluster_7.3), with amino-acid sequence MLFPFLSSVVLLSHLHHYASALSLPEVDVTTSAGINDNADASNCFPAIGFTMPSSTPSSLTNWWCPMSSEYAFVGFSYEVSQCQSASQLKTEFANIKNKFHGRYVRLYGACDREGFYDDVVDAAWNAGVGVHALIWFGFDGGDIWETRRDTLTQALLNNPRAKFVTRTVQFGSEPMFDWVLDPPVLADQVTILKQKLSTLNIPVTVSDMAYSYQFQESNGSGQVMQAIDFIDAHMLPFFAQDASTADQSWPLVLRDLQWFYDNGLGKKMYLSENGWPSTTYPGVEPNSPLAVADVPNEKAYYDLLDSQCEYFKTAPNGGVGWFAHIYSDNQEPGYGIYGKDGQLKFAFQPRTSC
- a CDS encoding uncharacterized protein (antiSMASH:Cluster_7.3), with the translated sequence MKSDELRDYIFSLSPENKSIWARKCYGLESFVSTASENLDGIPFVTATVAIKPAYDQAILEPAIKKAWIALRHSLPAIAVKSSRLPAPDNHFILTYHVPKNFEQVQAWVDETLFFTNTVKDLYELHKSLKDERWWRPANGHWVGELHVSPIEDGWQCSIVFNHNSIDGRSAFIVLNELLAKLVPILDSSAKPVSELRWGEETQCLPPAAIAILAKENIYPKRDQPLLPLSQMPAWIWPPAKSPSSVARDLTALVTLPVETTSKLHAISKLHGRTITPVINALSILAHTEVSLATAAKAGHERFNILSQGYKESVVYKIAFSLASYRHSFPEPYNSLTGETSSPFTAVGAMPLFLPMDVVRKFFKIDDSTPSASVNFTNLSDAFWDGLVDAASQSLKDQDMSLQAYATHEEELHESIHSFDHEVFHIPSLIMSSIGDLGRLNLFNAYLPSQQNKTLTVVDMVGGQRMRVPTVMNICWQYAGKLNCHWVAGGEWMTEEELQQVADSFMRSIKMVVVSVEAPARGNRQVLHSKM
- a CDS encoding uncharacterized protein (antiSMASH:Cluster_7.3), translated to MKSDELRDYIFSLSPENKSIWARKCYGLESFVSTASENLDGIPFVTATVAIKPAYDQAILEPAIKKAWIALRHSLPAIAVKSSRLPAPDNHFILTYHVPKNFEQVQAWVDETLFFTNTVKDLYELHKSLKDERWWRPANGHWVGELHVSPIEDGWQCSIVFNHNSIDGRSAFIVLNELLAKLVPILDSSAKPVSELRWGEETQCLPPAAIAILAKENIYPKRDQPLLPLSQMPAWIWPPAKSPSSVARDLTALVTLPVETTSKLHAISKLHGRTITPVINALSILAHTEVSLATAAKAGHERFNILSQGYKESVVYKIAFSLASYRHSFPEPYNSLTGETSSPFTAVGAMPLFLPMDVVRKFFKIDDSTPSASVNFTNLSDAFWDGLVDAASQSLKDQDMSLQAYATHEEELHESIHSFDHEVFHIPSLIMSSIGDLGRLNLFNAYLPSQQNKTLTVVDMVGGQRMRVPTVMNICWQYAAGCGFVYEVDQDGCCFGRSSRSRE
- the TUBB2 gene encoding Tubulin beta-2 chain (antiSMASH:Cluster_7.3); translation: MPGREIINLQVGQAGNQVGESFWNALLLEHGLDQSGAYVGTNPLQTARLDVYFTEVAHTNSQSKYVPRSIQVDLEAGVCNRLKSGPLGKLFRPDTYVTGNSGAGNNWAKGFYTEGAELVDALMDATRLQTENADTLQGFQVIHSLGGGTGSGLGSLMLSKLREEYPDRMLATFSVLPSPKVSETVVEPYNAMLSIHQLLDSCDLTVCIDNEALYNITTGMLKIKQPGFSDLNGLISKVMCGVSTSLRFPGQLNGDLRKFCTNLIPFPRLHFLMPSYAPFHDARTQAWQGTSIPELTAALFDRKNLLVACDPRFGRYLTATAIFRGKIASREAEYAVHDLQKRNSHNFVEWIPDNISVSLVSVPPVGQKQAAIALANSTSIQEVFQRSLEGFSAMFKRRAFLHWYTEEGMDVMEFSEAESNTKDLIAEYQQYQEASADVDYEEEQEEQEEEGQAFEEEQQLI